One Rhizobiales bacterium GAS188 DNA window includes the following coding sequences:
- a CDS encoding Exodeoxyribonuclease VII small subunit codes for MTEPAKPAKEPAKEAAKFGDIANMPFEKALAELETIVGRLERGDVPLEESIAIYERGEALKARCEGLLKQAETRIERITLTADGKPSGTTPLDEG; via the coding sequence ATGACCGAGCCTGCCAAACCCGCCAAGGAGCCCGCTAAAGAAGCCGCCAAATTCGGCGATATCGCCAATATGCCCTTCGAGAAGGCGCTCGCCGAGCTCGAGACTATCGTCGGCCGGCTGGAGCGCGGCGATGTGCCGCTCGAGGAATCGATCGCCATCTATGAGCGCGGCGAAGCCCTGAAGGCGCGTTGCGAGGGCTTGCTGAAGCAGGCCGAGACCCGGATCGAGCGCATCACCCTGACGGCGGACGGCAAGCCCTCCGGGACGACGCCCCTCGACGAGGGCTGA
- a CDS encoding heme exporter protein CcmD: MSLFDLPHIGFVIAAYAVAVIVVALLIGSIVVDHRSLRRALAAYAAKTVGEADPDGVSS, from the coding sequence ATGAGCCTTTTCGATTTGCCGCATATCGGTTTCGTGATCGCGGCCTATGCGGTCGCCGTCATCGTCGTGGCGCTGCTGATCGGCTCGATCGTCGTCGATCATAGATCCTTGCGCCGGGCGCTCGCCGCCTATGCGGCGAAGACGGTGGGCGAGGCCGATCCGGACGGCGTTTCGTCATGA
- a CDS encoding molybdopterin synthase subunit MoaE, translated as MTVRVQSEAFDIAAEIAALTQGRRDIGAVVTFTGLCRDEGGRLAALEIEHYPGMAEEEIARVVAQAGERWPLQGVRVVHRHGRIVPGEEIVLVVTASAHRRAAFEAAEFLMDYLKAQAPFWKKELQLSGEAGGWVEAKAEDAADSERWRGQGS; from the coding sequence ATGACGGTTCGCGTGCAATCCGAGGCCTTCGACATCGCGGCCGAGATCGCGGCCCTGACGCAGGGGCGGCGCGATATCGGCGCGGTCGTTACCTTCACGGGGCTCTGCCGCGACGAGGGCGGAAGGCTCGCGGCCCTCGAGATCGAGCATTATCCCGGCATGGCCGAGGAGGAGATCGCGCGTGTGGTTGCGCAGGCCGGCGAACGCTGGCCGCTCCAGGGCGTGCGCGTCGTGCACCGCCATGGCCGCATCGTGCCCGGCGAGGAGATCGTGCTCGTCGTCACCGCCTCGGCGCATCGCCGCGCCGCCTTCGAGGCTGCCGAATTCCTGATGGACTATCTCAAGGCCCAGGCTCCCTTCTGGAAGAAGGAGCTGCAGCTGTCGGGGGAGGCGGGCGGTTGGGTCGAGGCGAAGGCAGAAGACGCTGCCGATTCCGAAAGGTGGCGGGGGCAGGGGAGCTAA
- a CDS encoding Fatty acid hydroxylase superfamily protein, which produces MHLSKAGYYADFVVYPVLILSLLGYQLVQIGAGAVRLATLVVVCLAGVCLWTLTEYVLHRYVLHHVPIVHDMHEAHHADPAALVGTPSWLSALLFMLTAFLPARWAFGLEAASALTAGMMLGYLCYVGVHHVTHHWRLVPGSWLYGLKHRHQRHHYAKTPGNFGVTTRFWDRVFGTSLDSGMRQGRS; this is translated from the coding sequence ATGCATTTGAGCAAGGCTGGTTATTATGCGGACTTTGTCGTTTACCCAGTGCTGATCCTGTCCCTGTTGGGATATCAGCTCGTGCAGATCGGGGCCGGCGCCGTGCGGCTCGCCACGCTCGTCGTCGTGTGCCTCGCGGGCGTCTGCCTCTGGACCCTGACTGAATATGTGCTGCATCGCTATGTGCTGCATCACGTGCCGATCGTGCATGACATGCATGAAGCCCATCACGCCGACCCTGCGGCGCTGGTCGGCACGCCGAGCTGGCTCAGCGCGCTGCTCTTCATGCTGACGGCCTTTCTGCCCGCCCGCTGGGCCTTCGGGTTGGAGGCGGCGAGCGCGCTCACGGCCGGAATGATGCTCGGCTATCTGTGCTATGTCGGCGTGCACCATGTCACTCATCATTGGCGCCTGGTGCCGGGCTCATGGCTCTATGGGCTCAAGCACCGGCATCAGCGGCACCATTACGCCAAGACGCCCGGCAATTTCGGCGTCACCACGAGGTTCTGGGACCGGGTGTTCGGGACCAGCCTCGACTCGGGCATGAGGCAAGGCAGATCGTGA
- a CDS encoding transposase — protein sequence MKAIVRTDAPTDDEYVTIHVAFELSKAKWKLGVMLPGSAKLSRYTIAGGDLAALATRLEAARSRAARCGKPVRIISCYEAGFDGHWLHRWLTEQGVINHEIDPASIQVSRRARRAKTDRIDLDHLMRTLLAYLRGEPRVCSVLRVPTVEDEDRKRRNRERKYLLDERTAHTNRLKGLLHTQGIRDVMPLKSGFIDKLAKLCTGDGHPLPPKLKEEIVREHQRLCLVQQQLAAVEAESRAERSYAVAGSAEEKSVRLARLKSIGPVGSQGLVNEAFYRSFDNRRQVGSYFGLTGTPYDSGASRHDQGISKAGNRRARELAIELSWLWLRHQPDSELSRWFRERVGDAKGKVRRIAIVALARKLVIALWRYLETGLVPTGAKLGLSR from the coding sequence ATGAAGGCGATCGTTCGGACTGACGCACCCACCGACGACGAGTATGTCACGATTCACGTGGCCTTTGAACTGAGCAAGGCGAAGTGGAAGCTCGGGGTGATGCTGCCGGGCTCGGCGAAGTTGAGCCGCTACACGATTGCGGGGGGCGACCTGGCGGCGCTGGCGACGCGACTGGAGGCGGCCCGGTCGCGTGCGGCGCGCTGCGGCAAACCGGTGCGCATCATATCGTGCTACGAGGCGGGCTTCGACGGCCACTGGCTGCATCGCTGGCTGACGGAGCAAGGGGTCATCAATCACGAGATCGATCCGGCGAGCATCCAGGTGAGCCGGCGGGCGCGGCGGGCCAAGACCGACCGGATCGACCTCGATCACCTGATGCGGACGCTGCTGGCTTATCTGCGTGGCGAACCGCGGGTGTGCAGCGTACTGCGTGTGCCGACGGTCGAGGACGAGGACCGCAAGCGTCGCAACCGGGAACGCAAATACCTGCTCGATGAGCGCACGGCCCACACCAATCGCCTCAAGGGGCTGCTGCACACCCAAGGCATCCGTGATGTCATGCCGCTCAAGTCTGGCTTCATCGATAAGCTTGCGAAGCTGTGCACCGGCGATGGGCATCCATTGCCGCCTAAGCTCAAGGAGGAGATCGTGCGCGAGCATCAGCGGCTGTGCCTGGTGCAGCAGCAGCTGGCCGCAGTGGAGGCCGAGAGCCGAGCCGAGCGCTCTTATGCCGTTGCGGGCTCGGCCGAGGAGAAGAGCGTGCGCCTGGCGCGGCTCAAGAGCATCGGCCCGGTCGGCAGCCAAGGGCTGGTCAACGAGGCCTTCTATCGTTCCTTCGACAATCGCCGCCAGGTCGGCAGCTATTTCGGATTGACCGGAACGCCCTATGACAGCGGCGCCAGTCGGCATGATCAGGGCATCAGCAAAGCCGGCAACCGCCGGGCCCGCGAGCTCGCCATCGAGCTCTCCTGGCTGTGGCTGCGCCATCAGCCAGACAGCGAGCTGAGCCGTTGGTTTCGTGAGCGGGTGGGCGACGCCAAAGGAAAGGTGCGGCGCATCGCCATCGTGGCCTTGGCCCGCAAGCTCGTGATTGCCCTGTGGCGCTATCTCGAGACCGGCCTGGTGCCCACCGGCGCCAAGCTGGGCCTGAGCCGCTGA
- a CDS encoding NADH dehydrogenase: MANEAIGMSSKIVTVFGGSGFLGRHVVQALARRGYRVRPAVRRPDLAGFLQPLGNVGQVMPVQANLRYPWSVEKATEGASAVVNLVGILAAKGRQTFEAVQDAGARAVAAAAATYGARLIQVSAIGADPQGKTAYQRTKAAGEAAALAVPGAVVLRPSIIFGPEDDFFNRFAGLARLLPVMPLIGGGATKFQPVFVGDVAETIARAVDGSIAGGKVYELGGPQVASLKEIMSYVLAETARSRPMLQLPFAAAHAQAAVMEVVDMLTFGKLPRPLMITRDQLRMLERDNVVSEAAKAEGRTLDGIGIAPTAYEAIVPSYLWRFRPYGQFEKTREA, encoded by the coding sequence ATGGCGAATGAAGCAATCGGGATGTCATCGAAGATCGTAACGGTCTTCGGGGGATCGGGCTTCCTTGGCCGGCATGTCGTGCAGGCCCTGGCGCGGCGCGGCTATCGCGTCCGTCCCGCGGTGCGCCGGCCCGATCTCGCCGGCTTCCTGCAGCCGCTCGGCAATGTCGGCCAGGTGATGCCGGTGCAGGCCAATCTGCGCTACCCCTGGTCGGTCGAGAAGGCGACGGAAGGCGCGAGCGCGGTCGTCAACCTGGTCGGAATCCTGGCCGCCAAGGGCCGCCAGACCTTCGAGGCGGTGCAGGATGCGGGCGCGCGCGCCGTCGCCGCGGCAGCCGCCACGTATGGGGCGCGGCTCATCCAGGTCTCGGCCATCGGCGCCGATCCGCAGGGCAAGACCGCCTATCAACGCACCAAGGCCGCCGGCGAGGCGGCGGCGCTCGCCGTCCCGGGCGCCGTGGTGTTGCGCCCCTCCATCATCTTCGGCCCGGAGGATGATTTCTTCAACCGTTTCGCGGGGCTGGCGCGTCTGTTGCCGGTGATGCCGCTGATCGGCGGGGGCGCCACCAAGTTCCAGCCGGTCTTCGTCGGCGATGTGGCCGAGACGATCGCGCGCGCCGTCGACGGCTCGATCGCGGGCGGCAAGGTCTATGAGCTCGGCGGCCCGCAGGTCGCGAGCCTCAAGGAGATCATGAGTTACGTGCTCGCTGAGACCGCCCGCAGCCGGCCCATGCTGCAGCTGCCTTTCGCGGCGGCGCATGCCCAGGCCGCCGTGATGGAGGTCGTCGACATGCTGACCTTCGGCAAGCTGCCGCGTCCGCTGATGATCACGCGCGACCAGCTGCGCATGCTCGAGCGCGACAACGTCGTCTCCGAGGCGGCGAAGGCCGAGGGCCGCACGCTCGACGGCATCGGCATCGCGCCGACCGCCTATGAGGCGATCGTGCCTTCCTATCTGTGGCGCTTCCGTCCCTACGGCCAGTTCGAGAAGACCCGCGAAGCCTGA
- a CDS encoding heme exporter protein C yields the protein MPGLISLANPSRFMALADRVLPALGALAAAGFAAGLYLSFTAPEDYQQGETVRIMYLHVPSAWLALLIYTLMSISAIGALVWRHPLAEVSMKAAAPIGCAFTFLCLVTGSLWGKPMWGAWWVWDARLTSVLVLFLIYLGILAIFNAIEDQGQAGRIAAIATLVGFVNIPIVKFSVEWWNTLHQGTSIFTLDGPKIAPQILLPLLVMAIAFTLLFAALHLAAMRNEILRRRLRRLAILAAADATPRLPIASVESGARA from the coding sequence ATGCCGGGCTTGATCTCGCTCGCCAATCCGAGCCGCTTCATGGCGCTTGCCGACCGCGTGCTGCCCGCTCTCGGGGCGCTTGCGGCTGCCGGATTCGCGGCGGGGCTGTATCTATCCTTCACGGCGCCCGAGGATTACCAGCAGGGCGAGACCGTGCGGATCATGTATCTGCATGTGCCCTCGGCCTGGCTGGCGCTCCTGATCTACACGCTCATGTCGATCTCGGCGATCGGCGCCCTGGTGTGGCGTCATCCGCTTGCCGAAGTGTCGATGAAGGCCGCGGCTCCCATCGGTTGCGCCTTCACCTTCCTGTGTCTCGTCACCGGCTCGCTCTGGGGCAAGCCCATGTGGGGCGCCTGGTGGGTCTGGGATGCGCGGCTGACCTCGGTCCTGGTGCTGTTCCTGATCTATCTCGGCATATTGGCGATCTTCAACGCCATCGAGGATCAAGGCCAGGCGGGGCGGATCGCGGCGATCGCGACGCTCGTCGGCTTCGTCAACATCCCGATCGTCAAATTCTCGGTCGAATGGTGGAACACCCTGCATCAGGGCACCTCGATCTTCACCCTCGACGGGCCCAAGATCGCCCCGCAGATCCTCCTGCCGCTCCTGGTGATGGCGATCGCCTTCACGCTTTTGTTCGCCGCATTGCATCTTGCGGCGATGCGCAACGAGATCCTGCGCCGGCGCCTGCGCCGGCTCGCCATCCTGGCTGCGGCCGATGCGACACCGCGCCTGCCGATCGCTTCGGTCGAGAGCGGAGCGCGCGCATGA
- a CDS encoding Major Facilitator Superfamily protein, whose product MTAFDATAGALREPGLLDRERIVARAGFNRWLVPPAALAIHLCIGMAYGFSVFWLPLGRAIGTAAGTGKPVACAGDASTFWGKTLGTVNALTSTSCDWTQFDLGWMYTLFFVLLGCSAAVWGGWLERSGPRKAGVVSALCWCGGMLISAFGVYIHQLWILWLASGVMGGIGLGLGYISPVSTLIKWFPDRRGMATGMAIMGFGGGAMIGSPLANLLMNYFKTPSSVGVWQTFVVMGLIYFVFMIGGAFGYRVPPPGWRPEGWTPPTTGNRMITTGEVHLKDAHKTPQFWLIWAVLCLNVSAGIGIIGAASPMLQETFGGKLFGDASVGFLQFTDAQKTLAATVGAGFVGLFSLFNIGGRFFWASLSDKIGRKTTYFVFFVLGLICYGLAPSFAAWGALALFAAAFCIIASMYGGGFATIPAYLADMFGTQFVGAIHGRLLTAWSTAGIVGPVIVNYLHDTRVGAGLPRDHIYDLIFYVLAALLVAGFISNFLIGPVASKWFMKEEDVAAMQAKAATAMAGPSGSYGIGWGGLDAKAGLAWLAVGIPILWGVWKTLEGAVAIFR is encoded by the coding sequence ATGACAGCCTTCGACGCAACCGCCGGCGCGCTGCGCGAACCGGGCCTGCTCGATCGCGAGCGCATCGTGGCGCGCGCGGGGTTCAACCGCTGGCTCGTTCCGCCCGCAGCACTTGCCATCCATCTGTGCATCGGCATGGCCTATGGCTTCAGCGTCTTCTGGCTGCCGCTTGGGCGCGCCATCGGCACTGCGGCCGGCACCGGCAAGCCCGTCGCCTGCGCTGGAGATGCCTCGACCTTCTGGGGCAAGACGCTCGGCACGGTGAATGCGCTGACCAGCACCAGCTGCGACTGGACCCAGTTCGACCTTGGCTGGATGTACACGCTGTTCTTCGTGCTACTCGGCTGTTCGGCCGCCGTCTGGGGCGGTTGGCTCGAGCGCTCCGGGCCGCGCAAGGCAGGCGTCGTCTCGGCGCTGTGCTGGTGCGGCGGCATGCTGATTTCGGCCTTCGGCGTCTACATCCATCAGCTGTGGATCTTGTGGCTCGCCTCGGGCGTGATGGGTGGCATCGGCCTCGGGCTCGGCTACATCTCGCCTGTCTCGACCCTGATCAAATGGTTCCCTGACCGGCGCGGCATGGCGACCGGCATGGCGATCATGGGTTTCGGCGGCGGCGCCATGATCGGCTCGCCGCTCGCCAACCTGCTGATGAATTACTTCAAGACCCCGAGCTCGGTCGGCGTCTGGCAGACCTTCGTGGTCATGGGGCTCATCTATTTCGTGTTCATGATCGGCGGCGCCTTCGGCTATCGGGTGCCGCCTCCGGGCTGGCGGCCGGAAGGCTGGACGCCGCCCACCACCGGCAACCGGATGATCACGACGGGCGAGGTGCATCTCAAGGACGCGCATAAGACGCCGCAATTCTGGCTCATCTGGGCGGTGCTGTGCCTCAACGTGTCGGCCGGCATCGGCATTATCGGCGCGGCCTCGCCGATGTTGCAGGAGACCTTCGGGGGCAAGCTGTTCGGCGATGCCTCGGTCGGGTTCCTGCAGTTCACGGATGCGCAGAAGACCTTGGCGGCAACGGTCGGCGCCGGCTTCGTCGGGCTGTTCTCGCTGTTCAATATCGGCGGGCGCTTCTTCTGGGCCTCGCTCTCCGACAAGATCGGCCGCAAGACCACCTATTTCGTGTTCTTCGTGCTTGGCCTCATCTGCTACGGGCTCGCGCCGAGCTTTGCCGCATGGGGCGCGCTCGCCTTGTTCGCCGCCGCCTTCTGCATCATCGCTTCGATGTATGGCGGGGGCTTCGCTACCATCCCGGCCTATCTCGCCGATATGTTCGGCACGCAGTTCGTGGGCGCTATCCACGGCCGGCTGCTCACCGCCTGGTCGACGGCCGGCATCGTCGGTCCGGTGATCGTAAACTACCTGCACGACACGCGGGTGGGGGCAGGGTTGCCCCGCGACCATATCTACGACCTGATCTTCTATGTCCTCGCCGCTTTGCTGGTGGCGGGCTTTATTTCCAATTTCCTGATCGGCCCCGTCGCCTCGAAATGGTTCATGAAGGAGGAGGATGTGGCCGCCATGCAGGCCAAGGCTGCGACCGCGATGGCTGGCCCATCGGGCTCTTATGGGATCGGCTGGGGCGGCCTCGACGCCAAGGCTGGCCTCGCCTGGCTGGCGGTCGGCATCCCGATCCTCTGGGGCGTGTGGAAGACGCTCGAGGGCGCCGTCGCCATTTTCCGCTGA
- a CDS encoding D-threo-aldose 1-dehydrogenase produces the protein MSLDPGKPSAKLPLRVLGRSGLKVSAIGFGAAPLGDLYAKLDEATATATVKAAFAAGITLLDTSPHYGNGLSEHRCGTALRGVPRDHYVLSTKVGRHMDPSRPGGTAVGVGVAAPGFAGGLPHKAVVDYSYDGTMRSFEQSLLRLGLDRVDILLIHDVDVWTHGADAIEARFKEAMEGAYVALAKLRTAGVIKAIGVGLNEAEMCERFAKAGDFDTMLLAGRYSLLEQPALDGFMPLAAQKGIGLMLGGVFNSGILATGAVPGARYNYRPAPPDILAKVARIEAVCHAHGVKLADAALRFALGHKAVGSVVLGAVTPDEVSRNATSLSTPIPAGLWSDLKTEGLLRQDAPLPE, from the coding sequence ATGAGCCTAGATCCCGGGAAGCCTTCTGCGAAGCTGCCGCTGCGCGTGCTCGGCCGAAGCGGCCTGAAGGTGAGCGCCATCGGCTTCGGGGCCGCCCCGCTGGGCGATCTCTACGCCAAGCTCGACGAAGCGACCGCGACCGCGACCGTCAAGGCCGCATTCGCTGCCGGCATCACCCTCCTCGACACCTCGCCCCATTACGGCAACGGCCTCTCCGAGCATCGCTGCGGCACGGCGCTGCGTGGCGTGCCGCGCGACCACTATGTGCTGTCGACCAAGGTCGGCCGCCATATGGACCCGTCCCGTCCCGGCGGCACGGCGGTCGGCGTCGGCGTGGCGGCGCCCGGCTTTGCCGGCGGCCTGCCGCATAAGGCGGTGGTCGATTATTCCTATGACGGGACGATGCGCTCTTTCGAGCAATCCCTGCTGAGGCTCGGCCTCGACCGGGTCGACATCCTCCTGATCCACGACGTCGATGTCTGGACGCATGGCGCGGACGCCATCGAGGCGCGCTTCAAGGAGGCGATGGAGGGGGCCTATGTGGCGCTCGCCAAGCTGCGCACCGCAGGCGTCATCAAGGCGATCGGGGTCGGCCTCAACGAAGCCGAGATGTGCGAGCGCTTCGCGAAAGCCGGCGATTTCGACACCATGCTGCTCGCCGGCCGCTACTCGCTGCTGGAGCAGCCGGCCCTCGACGGCTTCATGCCGCTCGCGGCACAGAAGGGCATCGGCCTGATGCTCGGCGGCGTCTTCAATTCGGGCATATTGGCCACAGGAGCAGTGCCGGGAGCGCGCTATAATTACCGGCCGGCCCCGCCCGATATCCTCGCCAAGGTGGCGCGCATCGAGGCGGTCTGCCATGCGCATGGCGTGAAGCTCGCCGATGCGGCGCTGCGCTTCGCGCTCGGCCATAAGGCGGTCGGCTCGGTGGTGCTGGGCGCCGTGACGCCCGACGAGGTCTCGCGCAACGCAACCTCGTTGAGCACCCCCATCCCGGCCGGGTTGTGGAGCGATCTCAAGACCGAGGGCCTGCTGCGCCAAGACGCGCCACTGCCGGAATGA
- a CDS encoding cytochrome c biogenesis protein CcmG, thiol:disulfide interchange protein DsbE: MSDTTAKPRRFFANPWLFAPLAVFLGLAALFLARIGRDPAVLPSALIGEPAPAFNLPGLAGLARDGAPVEGFADTDLKVPGGALVNVFASWCVPCRAEHPVLMELAKDKSVMLLGLNHKDESENARRFLGTLGNPYRKVGVDGLGRTSLDFGVYGVPETFAIDAAGRIVAKHVGALTMADAQALLRQARGNR; encoded by the coding sequence ATGAGCGATACAACGGCCAAGCCTCGCCGTTTCTTCGCCAATCCCTGGCTCTTCGCGCCGCTGGCGGTGTTCCTCGGCCTTGCGGCGCTGTTCCTGGCGCGCATCGGGCGAGATCCGGCCGTCCTGCCCTCGGCTCTGATCGGCGAGCCTGCGCCTGCCTTCAATCTGCCGGGGCTTGCCGGGCTGGCGCGCGACGGCGCTCCGGTCGAGGGATTCGCCGATACCGATCTGAAGGTGCCGGGCGGGGCGCTCGTCAACGTCTTCGCCTCCTGGTGCGTGCCCTGTCGCGCCGAGCATCCGGTGCTCATGGAGCTCGCCAAGGACAAGAGCGTCATGCTGCTCGGCCTCAACCATAAGGACGAGTCCGAGAATGCCAGGCGCTTCCTCGGCACGCTCGGCAATCCCTACCGCAAGGTGGGCGTCGACGGCTTGGGGCGCACCAGCCTCGATTTCGGCGTCTATGGGGTGCCGGAGACCTTCGCGATCGACGCCGCGGGCCGCATCGTCGCCAAGCATGTCGGCGCCTTGACGATGGCCGATGCGCAAGCGCTTCTGCGCCAGGCCCGAGGCAATCGGTAG
- a CDS encoding putative transcriptional regulator, which translates to MAKKMKHDWSRADAMTDEEVHAAALADPDAQPLTPERLAGMKRTPQVRIIRRALGLSQEDFAARFHIPLGTLRDWEQARKDPDAAARAYLTVIARNPEAVSKALQPTP; encoded by the coding sequence ATGGCGAAGAAAATGAAGCATGACTGGAGCCGCGCGGATGCTATGACCGACGAGGAAGTCCATGCTGCAGCGCTTGCAGATCCCGATGCGCAACCCCTGACGCCGGAACGGCTGGCGGGCATGAAGCGTACGCCGCAGGTGCGGATCATCCGCCGCGCTCTGGGCCTCTCACAAGAGGATTTTGCGGCGCGGTTTCACATTCCGCTCGGTACGTTGCGCGATTGGGAACAGGCTCGCAAGGATCCCGACGCAGCGGCCCGTGCCTATCTCACCGTGATTGCCCGCAATCCCGAGGCGGTCAGCAAGGCCTTGCAGCCGACGCCGTGA
- a CDS encoding aspartate dehydrogenase, with protein sequence MSSLSAMESQQNLRIGIAGFGAVGRNLALALHRGIDGLSLAAIASRDAERVRATLPDGATPAVVPIAELPDHADLIVECAPAAILASIAEPALRAGRMLVVLSCGALLDNEHLVHLARAHGGRILVPTGALIGLDAVLAAAEGKIASVTMTSRKPPAGLAGAPYLVQNGIDVSQATEPVRVFEGSAREAARGFPANVNVAVALSLAGIGADRTRIAIWADPTISRNTHLIEVESDAASFSMTIAGVPSENPRTGKITAQSVIALLRKLRAPLAVGT encoded by the coding sequence ATGTCATCCTTGTCGGCTATGGAATCTCAACAAAATTTGCGAATCGGTATTGCGGGCTTCGGCGCTGTCGGACGCAATCTGGCGCTTGCGCTGCATCGCGGCATCGACGGGCTCAGCCTCGCCGCCATCGCGTCGCGCGATGCGGAACGCGTGCGCGCCACCCTGCCGGACGGTGCGACTCCCGCAGTCGTGCCGATCGCCGAGCTGCCGGACCATGCCGATCTGATCGTCGAATGCGCGCCCGCCGCCATCCTCGCCTCGATCGCCGAGCCGGCGCTGCGGGCCGGACGCATGCTCGTGGTACTGAGCTGCGGCGCGCTTCTGGATAACGAGCATCTCGTCCACCTGGCGCGCGCCCATGGCGGGCGCATCCTGGTGCCGACCGGCGCGCTCATCGGCCTCGATGCCGTGCTGGCGGCGGCCGAGGGCAAGATCGCCTCGGTGACCATGACCAGCCGCAAGCCGCCCGCCGGCCTCGCAGGCGCGCCTTACCTCGTCCAGAACGGCATCGACGTCTCGCAGGCGACCGAGCCGGTCAGGGTCTTCGAGGGCAGCGCCCGCGAGGCGGCGCGCGGCTTCCCGGCCAATGTGAATGTGGCGGTCGCTTTGTCGCTCGCCGGCATCGGCGCCGACCGCACCCGCATCGCCATCTGGGCCGATCCGACCATCAGCCGCAATACGCATCTGATCGAGGTCGAGAGCGACGCTGCGAGCTTCTCGATGACAATCGCGGGCGTGCCGAGCGAGAACCCGCGCACCGGCAAGATCACGGCGCAATCGGTGATCGCCCTGTTGCGCAAGCTGCGAGCCCCGCTCGCGGTCGGGACCTAA
- a CDS encoding Uncharacterized membrane protein HdeD, DUF308 family: MAPVELPQTAAAAGPPPHSPPPHSLGSSIAHLRERWGWFAALGVAFILFGAIAFGSLVAATVATVLVNGIMMVLGGVAEIAIGLHMKTWSRLVLLCAAGALLVIGGILCYFNPVLASIVLTLFLGAALCAAGMVRIYVASQMGADTPWRIAILSGLVTFFLGVIILAKWPVDSLYVLGLFLAIDLVFYGTALLGLAFQLRTHHQHD; the protein is encoded by the coding sequence ATGGCGCCCGTCGAGCTTCCTCAAACCGCTGCAGCCGCCGGTCCACCCCCGCATAGTCCACCCCCGCATAGTCTTGGATCCAGCATCGCACATCTGCGTGAGCGCTGGGGTTGGTTCGCGGCGCTCGGCGTCGCCTTCATCCTGTTCGGCGCCATCGCCTTCGGCTCGCTGGTGGCGGCGACGGTCGCGACCGTGCTGGTCAACGGCATCATGATGGTGCTCGGCGGCGTCGCCGAGATCGCCATCGGCCTCCACATGAAGACCTGGAGCCGCCTCGTCCTGCTCTGCGCCGCCGGGGCGCTGCTCGTGATCGGCGGCATCCTCTGCTACTTCAACCCCGTCCTGGCATCCATCGTGCTGACGCTCTTCCTGGGAGCGGCCCTGTGCGCGGCCGGCATGGTGCGCATCTATGTCGCCTCGCAGATGGGGGCCGACACGCCCTGGCGGATCGCCATCCTGTCGGGCCTCGTCACCTTCTTCCTCGGCGTGATCATCTTGGCCAAATGGCCAGTGGACAGCCTTTATGTGCTCGGCCTGTTCCTGGCGATCGACCTGGTCTTCTACGGAACGGCGCTGCTCGGCCTTGCCTTCCAGCTCCGCACCCATCATCAGCACGACTGA